GTGGGTCAGCTGGGCCTATTTCGCCGCCGTCATGCTGTTCATCGGCGCGGCGATCGACATCTTCTACGGGATCATGGCGATCATCGGGCCGAACACCGCCTACTTCGTGGGCGCGAACGGCACGGCGAGCTTCAACGTGGCCGCATGGGGATGGTGGGCGCTGATCATCGGCGTCGGCCTGCTGCTCGCCGGCATCTTCCTGCTGCGCGGGGCGATGTGGGCGCGCGTCTTCGCGGTCGTGGTGGCGGCGCTCAACGCGGTCACGCAGCTGATGTCGCTGCCCGCGCAGCCGTGGTGGTCGATCGTCATGGTCGGCATCGACGTGCTGGTCATCTACGCGGTGACGGTGCACGGGAGGGAACTGAAGGCGGCGTAGGGCGTATCCTCCCCGCCATGGAGATGCGCTTCCGCGGGGAGCTCTGGTACTGGCGCGGGCCGGCGCCGTTCCACTTCGTGACGGTTCCGGAGGGGGAGGCCGAGCTGATCTCCGAGGTCGCGCCGCGCGTCACCTACGGCTGGGGGATGATCCCGGTGCGGCTGCGCATCGGCCGCACCGAGGTCACCACCTCGCTCTGGCCGAAGGACGGCGGCTACATCGTTCCGGTGAAGAAGCGCGTTCAGGAGGCAGAGGGCCTGGAGCTGGGGGATGTGGTGGAGGTGCGGCTCCGGATCGACGCCTGAGCCGCCTCCCCGTCTCCCTCGACCTCCTCGCGCTCTTCGCGCAGCCGCTGCAGCGCTCGTTCGCTCGCCGAGCCGGGGGCCGCGTGGTAGATGACGAGCAGCTGGCCGTCGGAGCCGCCGACGGGGAGCTTCTCGCGGCTGAGCTCGAGCATCCCGGCGCGCGGATGCAGCATGCGGGCCGTGCCGCCGCCGAGTCCGCGGACGTCGTGGCGGGCCCACAGCCTCCGGAAGTGCTCGCTCGCCAGCGACAGCTCGCCGACCAGTTGCGCGATGCGGGGGTCCTCCGCGGCGCCGGTGCCGATGGAGGCGCGGAAGCTCGCGATCAGCCCCGCGGTCGCCTGCTCCCAGTCCGGGTACAGCTCGCGCTCGGCCGGGTCGAGGAACACCGAGCGGAGGCGGTTCTCGCCGGGCCGCAGCGCGGGGGAGAGGGCGGTCGCGAGGTCGTTGGCCGCGAGCACGTCGAACATGCGGTCCTCGACGAACGCCGGCAGGCCGACCACCTCGAGCAGCTGGCGGATGCCCGCCGGCACCGCCTTCCGCTGCGACGGTCGCGCGCGCACCGGCGAGGCGGCGGCGAGTCCGAGCAGGTACTGCGTCGCCGCCGCATCGAGACCGTAGACGCGCGCCAGGGCCTCCAGCACCTGTGGCGAGGGGTGGCGGTCGCGGCCCTGCTCGAGCCGCAGGTAGTAGTCGGCGCTGATACCGGCGAGCGTCGCGACCTCCTCCCGCCGCAGCCCCGGCGTGCGGCGCACGCCCGTGACGCGCAGGCCGACGGTCGCCGGATCGACCTGCTCGCGCCGGGCGCGCAGGTACTCGCCGAGGGGGTTGGAGGGGCTCACCCGGCCGAGTCTAGGTCGGTGCGGCCCGCGCCAGCCAGGGCCCCCGCACCCCCAGTCACCTCGGGACCAGGATGCGCGGGGCACTCCCTGCCCGCGCCGGCCGCGCGCAGGCTGGACGCATGACACAGAACACCCTGCCCGGCGGCACCTACCGCGCCGGCGACCTCGACCTCACCCGCGTCGGCTACGGCGCCATGCAGCTCGCCGGCCCCGGCGTCTTCGGACCGCCCGCCGACCACGACGGCGCCATCGCCGTGCTGCGCGCCGCGGTGGAGGCGGGCATCACCCACATCGACACCGCCGAGTTCTACGGCCCCCACGTCACCAACGAGCTGATCCGGGAGGCGCTCGCGCCCTACCCGGACGCGCTGCACATCGTCACCAAGGTCGGCGCCGAGCGCGACGCCGACGGCGGCTGGCCGCACGCGCGCTCGCCGCAGCAGCTGCGCGACCAGGTGCACCAGAACCTCCGCTCGCTCGGCCTCGAACGCCTCGACGTCGTGAACCTCCGGGTCGGCGGCTTCGACCGGCCGGAGCCCGGCTCGCTCGCGGAGCAGTTCGGCGCCCTGGCAGACCTGCAGCAGGAGGGCTTGATCCGGCATCTGGGGCTCAGCACCGTCGACCGCGCCCAGCTCGCCGAGGCGCGTGCCATCGCGCCGGTCGTCTGCGTGCAGAACTTCTACAACATCGCCAACCGCGAGGACGACGCCTTCATCGACGAGCTCGCGGCCGAGGGCATCGCCTACGTGCCGTACTTCCCGCTCGGCGGGTTCACGCCCGTCCAGTCCGGCGCCCTCAGCGGCGTCGCGGAGCGGCTGGGAGCGTCGACGATGGCCGTGGCGCTCGCCTGGCTCCTGCAGCGCTCGCCGAACCTCCTGCTCATCCCCGGAACCTCGTCGGTCGCCCACCTGCGCGAGAACATCGCGGGCGCCGGGTTGGAGCTGCCGGAGGACGCGGTGGCCGAGCTCGACGCGATCGGGGCGCGGGCGGCGGCCTGAGCGCGGCGCAGACGGTTGCGGCCGGCGGCCGCGGGCCTCAGCGCCCGCGTCGCCGGCGCAGCCCGAAGCCGATCAGCACGCCGCCCCCGATGGCGACCAGCACGCCGAGACCGCGGACGAGCCACTGCACCTGGCCGGTGACCGTGTCGATGACCAGCGGAGCGGCGAGGCCGACGACGACGAGCAGGATGCCCAGGACGAAGAACCAGGGGGAGCCGTTCGTGCGTTCGACCATGCTCCGAGCCTACCGGCGGGGTTCGTAACGCACGGCGGGATTGCAGGAGCCGCTTGTATGGTTGTCACCCGTATGCGCACCGAAATTCTGGACCCGGCCCGCCTGCGTGCGGACTTCCCGATCCTCGACCGGGAGGTGAACGGGCACCCCTTCGTCTACCTCGACTCCGGCGCCACCTCGCAGAAGCCGCGCCAGGTGCTGGACGCCGAACGCGCCTTCGCCGAGCGGTACACCTCCGCCGTGCACCGCGGCGCGCACACCGTCGCGGGCGAGGCGACCGAGCTGTTCGAGCAGGCGCGCGAGCGTGTCGCCGGGTTCGTCGGCGCCCGCGCGGACGAGCTGGTCTGGACGAGCAACGCCACCGAGGGCATCAACCTCCTCGCGTACGGCATGTCCAACGCCTCACTCGGCCGCGGCGGCGCCGAGGCCGAGCGGTTCCGGCTGGGCCCCGGCGACGAGCTGGTCGTCACCGAGGCCGAGCACCACGCCAACCTCATCCCGTGGCAGGAGCTCGCCGCACGCACCGGCGCGACCCTCCGCGTCATCGGCCTCACCGACGACGGCGCCCTGCGCCTCGACCAGGCCGCCGAGCTGATCGGGCCGCGCACCAAGGTCGTCGCCTTCGCGCACGTCTCCAACGTGCTCGGGGCCGTGGCGCCGGTCTCCGAGCTGGTCGCGCTCGCGCACGAGCACGGCGCGCTCGTCGTGCTCGACGCCTGCCAGTCGGTGCCGCACCTCCCCGTCGACCTCCCGGCGCTCGACGTCGACTTCGCCGTCTTCTCGGGCCACAAGATGCTCGGGCCGACCGGCGTCGGAGCCCTCTACGGCCGCTCCGAGCTGCTGAACGCGCTCCCGCCCTTCCTCACCGGCGGCTCCATGATCACGACCGTGACGCTGGAGGGCGCCGAGTACCTCCCCGCGCCGCAGCGGTTCGAGGCCGGCACGCAGCGGGTCTCGCAGGCGGTCGCGCTCGCCGCGGCCGTCGACTACCTCGACGGCGTCGGCATGGCCGCGATCCAGGAGCACGAGGAGGCGCTCGGCGCGCGGATGCTCGCCGGCCTCGCCGAGATCCCCGGCGTGCGTGTGCTGGGCCCCGGAGCGGGCAGCGCGCGGGTCGGGCTCGCCAGCATGGTCGTCGACGGCATCCACGCGCACGACGTCGGCCAGTTCCTCGACGACCGCGGCATCGCGGTCCGCGTCGGCCACCACTGCGCGCAGCCGGTGCACCGCCGGTTCGGCGCCACGGCCTCCACGCGCATCAGCACCTACCTGTACAACACCGCGGACGAGGTGGATGCGGCCGTCGCCGCGATCGCCGACGCCCGCGCGTTCTTCGGCGTCGTGGCGTAAAGGGGAGTGACGGCATGAGCTCTGCGGACCTCCAGAACCTCTACCAGCAGGTGATCCTCGACCACGCGCGCGAGAAGCACGGCTACGGCCTGCGGCCCGACGCGGCGGCGAGCTCGCACCAGTACAACCCGACCTGCGGCGACGAGGTGACGGTCGCCGTCCATCCCGCCGCCGACGGCCGGGTCGCCGCGATCAGCTGGGAGGGCCACGGCTGCTCGATCTCGACCGCGTCGGCGTCGCTCCTCAGCGACCTCGTGCACGACGTCGAGCCGGAGCGCGTGACGGAGGCGGTCGCCGCCTTCCGCGAGCTGATGCACTCCAAGGGCGCGCTCGAGGGCGACGAGGAGGTGCTGGGCGACGCGGTCGCGCTGGCCGGCGTCTCCAAGTACGTGACCCGGGTGAAGTGCGCGATGCTGCCGTGGGTGGCGCTGGAGGACGCGCTGGCGAAGGCGTCGGTCTGAGCCGGTCGCGCTGAGCCGGTCCGCCCGTTGCGCTATGGCACCGGCGCCAGGTCGACCTCGTCGGCGATGCAGACGAGGGCCGCGGGGAGCGACGGGAACGTCGTCCCGTAGACCAGCCCGGACGGTCCCGCCGCTGTCCAGGCCGTCCCGCCGCGGCTCACCCGGCCGACGAGGTACCTGCGGTGCCCGCCGAGCACCTGGCGCTGCGCGATCGGCAGCGTCAGCGGGAACGCGTACACGTCGCCCTGGGGGCTGACGACCAGCTCCCAGCGGGCGCGTCCCGGGTTGTGCTTGCTCGTGAAGATGCGCGACATGATCGACCGTTTCTACCGCGCCGTGCGGGACCGTCGCCACGAACATGACGGCCTGTTGCGCGGGCGTCACGGAGCGTCACGCGCGCTTGACGGACCGCGGGTGACATTCGTGCCGAATGTGTGGAATGCGGGCGCCGAACCCTGCATTCGTGCCGAATGTGTGGAATGCGGGCGCCGAACCCTGCATTCGTGCCGAATGTGTGGAGCGGGCGCGCCGGAACACGCATCCCGGCCGAGCGCCGTCAGCGACACCGCGGTGTCGCCAATTGGCGCAAATGTCGGGATACCGACAGCGAGAACCGCGATTCGGCGCAAATGTCGCACAGCCGCGGGCGGACGGGCAGGCGGCGCCGACGCTACCCCTCCAGGCGGGCCAGCCAGCGGGTCAGGATGCGCTCCAGCTCGGCGGCGTCGCGGGCGCCCAGCATGTCGACCAGCCGGCGCTCGTTGGCGAGGTGGTCGGTGACCGCGGCGTCGATCGTCTCGCGGCCGCGCTCGGTGAGGGCGACGATCCTCCCGCGTCCGTCGCCGTCCGCTGCGCGGCGGGTGAGGAGGCCCGCGCGCTCGAGCCGGTCGAGGCGCTTGGTCATGCCGCCGGTGGTGATCATGGTGTGCTCGGCCAGCTCGCCCGGGGTGCGCTCGTACGGTGCCCCGGCCCGGCGCAGGGTGGCGAGCACGTCGAAGTCGCCCTCGGCGAGACCGTGCTCGGCGTAGACGGCCACGAGCTCCTCGGTGAGCCGTGCGCCGACGCGGTGCAGCCTCCCGATGACGCCCTGCGGTGCGACGTCGAGGTCCGGGCGCTCGCGACGCCACTCCTCCTGGATGCGGGAGACGCGGACGGTGGTGCTGCTCATGAGCCGAGTTTACCTTCCGGGGAAGCTTTTGCGGCGCCGCGGTACTACGATAGCTTCCATGGAAGCTATCTCACGGCTGCGCTGGGTCGCCGTCACCGCCATCGCGCCCGTCGCCTGGGGATCCACGTACGTCGTGACGCGGGCGGTGCTGCCGCCGGAGCCTCTGTGGGGAGCGGTGCTCCGGGCGCTGCCGGCGGGCCTGCTCCTGCTGCTCGTGGCACGGCGGCGGCCGCGGGGAGCGTGGTGGTGGCGATCGGCGGTACTGGGCGTGCTCAACACCGGCGGCTTCTTCGCGCTCGTCTACGCGGTCGCCCAGCTGCTGCCGTCGGGCGTCGCGGCGACGCTGATGGCGGCGGCGCCCCTCGCGATGACCGCGTTCGCGTGGCTGCTGCTCGGGCAGCGCCCGCGCCTCCTCGCCCTCCTCGGAGGCGTCGCGGGCGTCGGGGGAGTGGCCGTGATGCTGCTCGGCGGGAGGGTCGCCGCCGATCCGCTCGGCGTCGCGGCGGCCGTGCTCGCGATGCTGCTCTCGTCGCTGGGGTACGTGCTCGCCACCCGCTGGGCCAGCGGGATCGACGTGGTCGCGTCGACGGCCTGGCAGCTCGTGGCCGGTGGGCTGATCGTGCTGCCGGTGGCGCTCGTGGTGGAGGGGGCGCCTCCCGCGCTCGACGTCCCGGCGGTGCTCGGGTTCGCGTACGTGACGGTGGTCGCGACCGCGCTCGCCTTCCTCGCCTGGTTCGCCGGGCTCAGGAGGCTGGGGCCGGCGACCGCGGGTCTGGTCGGCCTGCTCAACCCGGTCACCGGTGTGCTGCTCGGGGCGGTGGTGGCGGGGGAGGCGCTCACCGGCCGCCAGCTGCTCGGCCTCGCGATCGTGCTGGCCGCCGTCGCGCTGGGGCAGCTCGGCGCGGGCCGCCGGGCCGGCGCCGCCGGTCAGTCCGCGAGCGCGTCGAGGAAGCCGCGGGTCGGGGCGAAGAACGTGGTGCCGGTGACCGCCGTCGAGAAGTCGAGCATCCGGTCGTAGCTGCCGGCGGGCTCGCCGACGAACATGCGCTCCAGCATCCGCTCGATCACCCACAGCTGCCGCGAGTAGCCGATGAAGTAGGTGCCGTACTCGCCCTGCCCCGGGCGGCCGAACGGCATGTTGTCGCGCAGGATGTCGTGCTCGACGCCCTGCTCGTCGGTGATCGTGGCGAGGGTCTTGTGCGCCTTCTGGCCGTGCTCGACGTCGTCCAGCTCGATGTTCTCGAGCTTGGTGCGGCCGATGATGCCCTCCTGCGCCGGCACGGGGAGGCTGTTCCAGCGCTCGAGGTCGTGCAGGTACTTCTGCACGACGACGTAGCTCCCTCCCGCGTGCTCCGGGTCCTCGTCGCCGACGATCGCGGAGGAGCCGAGGTCGAGCCCCATCGGGTTGGCCGTCCCGTCGACGAAGCCGAGCAGGTCGCGCGAGTCGAAGTACCGGAAGCCGACCACCTCGTCCACCACGGTCACGGCATCGCCCAGCGCCGCGAGCAGCAGGCGCTCGAACTCGAAGGTGAAGTCGTCGCGCTCGGCGCGGATGTGGAACAGCAGATCGCCCGGGGTGGACGGCGCGGTGTGGACGGCTCCGCGCACCTC
The sequence above is a segment of the Leifsonia williamsii genome. Coding sequences within it:
- a CDS encoding MarR family winged helix-turn-helix transcriptional regulator; the protein is MSSTTVRVSRIQEEWRRERPDLDVAPQGVIGRLHRVGARLTEELVAVYAEHGLAEGDFDVLATLRRAGAPYERTPGELAEHTMITTGGMTKRLDRLERAGLLTRRAADGDGRGRIVALTERGRETIDAAVTDHLANERRLVDMLGARDAAELERILTRWLARLEG
- a CDS encoding DUF1905 domain-containing protein, whose amino-acid sequence is MEMRFRGELWYWRGPAPFHFVTVPEGEAELISEVAPRVTYGWGMIPVRLRIGRTEVTTSLWPKDGGYIVPVKKRVQEAEGLELGDVVEVRLRIDA
- a CDS encoding SufS family cysteine desulfurase — protein: MRTEILDPARLRADFPILDREVNGHPFVYLDSGATSQKPRQVLDAERAFAERYTSAVHRGAHTVAGEATELFEQARERVAGFVGARADELVWTSNATEGINLLAYGMSNASLGRGGAEAERFRLGPGDELVVTEAEHHANLIPWQELAARTGATLRVIGLTDDGALRLDQAAELIGPRTKVVAFAHVSNVLGAVAPVSELVALAHEHGALVVLDACQSVPHLPVDLPALDVDFAVFSGHKMLGPTGVGALYGRSELLNALPPFLTGGSMITTVTLEGAEYLPAPQRFEAGTQRVSQAVALAAAVDYLDGVGMAAIQEHEEALGARMLAGLAEIPGVRVLGPGAGSARVGLASMVVDGIHAHDVGQFLDDRGIAVRVGHHCAQPVHRRFGATASTRISTYLYNTADEVDAAVAAIADARAFFGVVA
- a CDS encoding DMT family transporter: MEAISRLRWVAVTAIAPVAWGSTYVVTRAVLPPEPLWGAVLRALPAGLLLLLVARRRPRGAWWWRSAVLGVLNTGGFFALVYAVAQLLPSGVAATLMAAAPLAMTAFAWLLLGQRPRLLALLGGVAGVGGVAVMLLGGRVAADPLGVAAAVLAMLLSSLGYVLATRWASGIDVVASTAWQLVAGGLIVLPVALVVEGAPPALDVPAVLGFAYVTVVATALAFLAWFAGLRRLGPATAGLVGLLNPVTGVLLGAVVAGEALTGRQLLGLAIVLAAVALGQLGAGRRAGAAGQSASASRKPRVGAKNVVPVTAVEKSSIRS
- a CDS encoding helix-turn-helix domain-containing protein; its protein translation is MSPSNPLGEYLRARREQVDPATVGLRVTGVRRTPGLRREEVATLAGISADYYLRLEQGRDRHPSPQVLEALARVYGLDAAATQYLLGLAAASPVRARPSQRKAVPAGIRQLLEVVGLPAFVEDRMFDVLAANDLATALSPALRPGENRLRSVFLDPAERELYPDWEQATAGLIASFRASIGTGAAEDPRIAQLVGELSLASEHFRRLWARHDVRGLGGGTARMLHPRAGMLELSREKLPVGGSDGQLLVIYHAAPGSASERALQRLREEREEVEGDGEAAQASIRSRTSTTSPSSRPSAS
- a CDS encoding Dyp-type peroxidase, with protein sequence MANPTGDHSWQRVPIEPQSVDAPLSRAAVFLVVTVAQTPEALATVKDVLGDLSGLVKTVGFRDLNAHLSCNVAIGAEFWPRLTIALPPKELHPFREVRGAVHTAPSTPGDLLFHIRAERDDFTFEFERLLLAALGDAVTVVDEVVGFRYFDSRDLLGFVDGTANPMGLDLGSSAIVGDEDPEHAGGSYVVVQKYLHDLERWNSLPVPAQEGIIGRTKLENIELDDVEHGQKAHKTLATITDEQGVEHDILRDNMPFGRPGQGEYGTYFIGYSRQLWVIERMLERMFVGEPAGSYDRMLDFSTAVTGTTFFAPTRGFLDALAD
- a CDS encoding oxidoreductase, which produces MTQNTLPGGTYRAGDLDLTRVGYGAMQLAGPGVFGPPADHDGAIAVLRAAVEAGITHIDTAEFYGPHVTNELIREALAPYPDALHIVTKVGAERDADGGWPHARSPQQLRDQVHQNLRSLGLERLDVVNLRVGGFDRPEPGSLAEQFGALADLQQEGLIRHLGLSTVDRAQLAEARAIAPVVCVQNFYNIANREDDAFIDELAAEGIAYVPYFPLGGFTPVQSGALSGVAERLGASTMAVALAWLLQRSPNLLLIPGTSSVAHLRENIAGAGLELPEDAVAELDAIGARAAA
- a CDS encoding DUF7144 family membrane protein translates to MSEIKATGWVSWAYFAAVMLFIGAAIDIFYGIMAIIGPNTAYFVGANGTASFNVAAWGWWALIIGVGLLLAGIFLLRGAMWARVFAVVVAALNAVTQLMSLPAQPWWSIVMVGIDVLVIYAVTVHGRELKAA
- the sufU gene encoding Fe-S cluster assembly sulfur transfer protein SufU, whose amino-acid sequence is MSSADLQNLYQQVILDHAREKHGYGLRPDAAASSHQYNPTCGDEVTVAVHPAADGRVAAISWEGHGCSISTASASLLSDLVHDVEPERVTEAVAAFRELMHSKGALEGDEEVLGDAVALAGVSKYVTRVKCAMLPWVALEDALAKASV